The Candidatus Jordarchaeales archaeon genome includes a window with the following:
- a CDS encoding alpha/beta hydrolase, which produces MWEDAFVNVNNVKLHCVTQGEGRLVVLLHGFPEFWYSWRRQIPVLAKHFKVVAPDMRGYNLSDKPSGVENYRIDLLVKDVVGLIEHFGGGKAFVVGHDWGGVVAWTLAATRPDVVEKLVVMNAPHPSVWQKKAKTSVRQLQKSWYIFFFQLAEVPERFLSKNNYLFLRETLRRTAVNAKTFTDEDIEEYVKAWSQPGALTAMINYYRANIRPEVFMEDIELEMPKIKAPTLVLWGEDDFALTREVSEGTEDYIDAPFAIKYLPCGHWIQNEMPETVNKHLREFLLKS; this is translated from the coding sequence TTGTGGGAGGACGCGTTTGTAAATGTTAACAATGTGAAGCTTCACTGCGTCACTCAGGGGGAAGGAAGGCTGGTCGTCCTTCTCCACGGGTTCCCTGAGTTCTGGTACTCCTGGAGGAGGCAAATACCTGTACTCGCAAAACACTTTAAGGTTGTGGCCCCCGACATGAGGGGGTACAATCTTAGCGATAAACCTAGCGGGGTTGAAAACTACAGAATAGACTTGCTCGTGAAAGACGTCGTGGGACTTATTGAACACTTTGGTGGAGGGAAGGCTTTCGTAGTTGGACACGACTGGGGTGGCGTCGTCGCTTGGACACTGGCTGCCACACGGCCGGACGTCGTCGAAAAACTGGTTGTAATGAACGCCCCCCACCCCTCGGTGTGGCAGAAGAAGGCAAAGACCAGCGTTAGACAATTGCAGAAAAGCTGGTACATATTTTTCTTCCAACTAGCAGAAGTCCCAGAAAGGTTCCTGAGTAAAAACAATTACTTGTTCCTAAGGGAAACCTTGCGGAGAACTGCTGTCAACGCGAAAACCTTCACCGATGAGGACATAGAAGAGTACGTTAAAGCATGGTCGCAGCCGGGCGCCCTCACAGCCATGATAAACTACTACAGGGCGAACATTAGACCGGAAGTTTTTATGGAGGACATTGAGTTGGAAATGCCCAAAATTAAGGCTCCAACTCTAGTACTTTGGGGAGAAGATGACTTCGCGCTGACCCGAGAAGTGAGCGAGGGAACAGAGGATTACATCGACGCACCATTTGCAATAAAATACCTTCCATGCGGACACTGGATCCAAAACGAGATGCCCGAGACAGTAAACAAACACCTACGCGAGTTCCTATTAAAAAGTTGA
- a CDS encoding DMT family transporter, whose amino-acid sequence MIGELTALTSALCWAVAAILYKSVMDENEINPFLANFIRLIPVSVVLFLLVWGTGELWKLWQVSVVHLAYLITGSMIGIGLGDTAYILAIKYAGVSRGVAISSTYPLFTFAIDAVMKMTVDPVKLLAVALIVAAIWILSREDSKEGVVDIRKGVMLSMVTAVLWAVGVVMVELALRGIDFYVANMVRFPVLAVLTGALLLVTGGHRSATKMARRQVVMLTLAGLVGLAIGGLAFFASIALIGAAEAAALASLSPIFSAALSVLSGKERLSLRTILGTTLAVLGVIILVIRE is encoded by the coding sequence TTGATTGGTGAACTCACTGCACTCACCTCTGCACTGTGCTGGGCTGTAGCGGCTATACTTTACAAAAGCGTGATGGATGAAAACGAGATAAACCCCTTTTTAGCAAACTTCATAAGGCTTATACCAGTCTCGGTCGTGCTCTTCCTGCTTGTCTGGGGGACGGGAGAACTTTGGAAGCTTTGGCAGGTTAGCGTTGTCCACTTAGCGTACCTCATAACTGGGAGCATGATTGGCATAGGGCTCGGCGACACCGCTTACATCCTAGCCATAAAGTACGCTGGGGTCAGCAGAGGGGTTGCAATCTCATCAACATACCCCCTTTTCACGTTCGCGATAGATGCAGTTATGAAGATGACAGTTGACCCGGTGAAACTTCTGGCCGTAGCACTAATAGTTGCCGCGATATGGATTCTCTCGAGAGAGGACAGCAAGGAGGGTGTTGTTGACATCAGGAAGGGGGTAATGCTGTCCATGGTGACAGCAGTTCTCTGGGCGGTTGGCGTGGTTATGGTCGAGCTCGCCCTAAGGGGGATTGATTTCTACGTGGCGAACATGGTGCGCTTCCCTGTACTAGCAGTACTAACCGGGGCGCTCCTCCTAGTTACAGGGGGACATAGGTCTGCGACTAAAATGGCTAGGAGACAAGTTGTAATGTTGACATTGGCAGGCTTAGTGGGCCTCGCTATTGGCGGACTAGCTTTTTTCGCCAGTATAGCGCTTATCGGCGCAGCAGAGGCGGCAGCACTGGCATCACTTAGCCCAATTTTCTCCGCTGCTTTAAGCGTACTGTCAGGCAAAGAGCGCCTCTCGCTGAGAACAATTTTAGGGACCACTCTAGCCGTGCTTGGGGTCATAATACTCGTCATTCGAGAATGA